One genomic segment of Candidatus Methylomirabilota bacterium includes these proteins:
- a CDS encoding CoA transferase, whose protein sequence is MPGPLAGVRVLDVTTVVLGPWATQTLGDLGADVIKVEPPEGDTTRRLGPARHPGMAAFFLACNRNKRSLVLDLKQDAGRAALLRLASTADAMLHNFRPEPAARLGLDYETFRAVNPRLVYCATYGFRARGPYGNKPAYDDVIQAAAGLASLQASIAGEPRYVPTIVADKTSSLAVLSSVLAGLFERERSGLGQAIEVPMMETVAAYVMVEHLYGETFIPPIESAGYKRILSRWRRPFQTKDGHLAVVPYTDAHWRTFFQIAGRPELQDDPRFTTLESRLANIEVLYEELGKIVATRTSAEWLQALERASVPATVVNTLESLLTDPQLEATGFWKVVEHPSEGTLRMPDIPTTYSRTPGEIRRLQPRLGEHSVEVLREAGFSQPEIDGMLASGATAQAR, encoded by the coding sequence ATGCCAGGACCTCTCGCAGGCGTTCGCGTTCTCGATGTCACCACGGTCGTGCTGGGCCCGTGGGCGACCCAGACGCTGGGCGACCTGGGCGCCGATGTCATCAAGGTCGAGCCGCCCGAGGGCGACACGACCCGCCGGCTGGGACCGGCGCGCCACCCGGGCATGGCGGCGTTCTTCCTCGCCTGCAACCGCAACAAGCGCAGCCTCGTCCTCGACCTCAAGCAGGACGCCGGCCGCGCCGCGCTGCTGCGGCTCGCGTCCACGGCGGACGCGATGCTGCACAACTTCCGCCCCGAGCCGGCGGCGCGCCTCGGCCTCGACTACGAAACGTTCCGGGCCGTCAATCCGCGGCTCGTCTACTGCGCGACGTACGGCTTCAGGGCGCGCGGCCCGTACGGCAACAAGCCCGCCTACGACGACGTCATCCAGGCGGCCGCCGGCCTCGCGTCGCTCCAGGCTTCCATCGCGGGCGAGCCGCGCTACGTCCCGACGATCGTCGCCGACAAGACCAGCTCGCTCGCCGTGCTCTCCTCGGTCCTGGCGGGCCTGTTCGAGCGCGAGCGCTCCGGCCTGGGGCAGGCGATCGAGGTGCCGATGATGGAGACCGTCGCCGCGTACGTCATGGTCGAGCATCTCTACGGCGAGACGTTCATCCCGCCAATCGAGAGCGCGGGCTACAAGCGCATCCTCAGCCGCTGGCGGCGCCCGTTCCAAACGAAGGACGGCCATCTCGCCGTGGTGCCCTACACCGACGCGCACTGGAGGACGTTCTTCCAGATCGCGGGCCGCCCCGAGCTGCAGGACGACCCGCGCTTCACGACACTGGAGTCCCGGCTGGCGAACATCGAGGTGCTCTACGAGGAGCTGGGCAAGATCGTCGCCACGCGCACCTCGGCCGAGTGGCTCCAGGCGCTCGAGCGCGCGAGCGTGCCGGCGACCGTCGTGAACACGCTCGAGTCGCTCCTGACCGACCCGCAGCTCGAGGCAACCGGCTTCTGGAAGGTCGTCGAGCATCCGAGCGAGGGCACGCTGCGCATGCCCGACATCCCCACGACGTACAGCCGGACGCCCGGCGAGATCCGGCGCCTCCAGCCGCGCTTGGGCGAGCACAGCGTCGAGGTGCTGCGCGAGGCCGGGTTCAGCCAGCCCGAGATCGACGGCATGCTCGCCTCGGGCGCCACGGCACAGGCGCGATGA
- a CDS encoding MFS transporter, protein MPPDLREAPAPPRRWLLLALLTVAYGMGAFGILGVSPLLPSLVEGFRLTRLDVAFVVPSVYLGGLLFSLPAGHLADRWGVRPTLLGGLALGALGLALAAAAPRFGVYLACIFLAGVGWSVVNPVLGKAILDLFPANERGVAMGIKQMGLTVGGVISALVLPPIAVAFGWRAAVVACAIVMGAPALASWRALASLAVAHPGAGGESSAAPAGNWWWLGRPALLMLFGAGVALGMVQSAVLSYLPLYGVEVLGFTAIAAGALVAAAQAGGAAARLGLGAASDRWLGGRRPPWLVLSSVIAAVIFTSYAVAPMPRPAVALALAFAAGVGAHGWVGIYFIASAEAGGPRQSGLLSGVAFTAIVVGLMLGAPLFGVVLQARDSYGAAWAVFAALCALVALLMALAGGAIHRECERARGGA, encoded by the coding sequence GTGCCGCCCGACCTCCGCGAGGCGCCCGCGCCGCCGCGCCGATGGCTCCTCCTCGCGCTATTGACCGTGGCGTACGGGATGGGCGCCTTCGGCATTCTCGGTGTCTCGCCGCTCTTGCCGAGCCTCGTCGAGGGCTTCCGTCTCACGCGGCTCGACGTCGCGTTCGTCGTGCCATCCGTCTACCTCGGCGGCCTGCTCTTCTCGCTCCCGGCGGGGCACCTGGCCGATCGCTGGGGCGTGCGACCGACCCTCCTCGGCGGCCTCGCTCTGGGCGCTCTTGGCCTCGCGCTGGCCGCGGCGGCGCCGCGCTTCGGGGTGTACCTCGCCTGTATCTTCCTGGCCGGCGTCGGTTGGAGTGTCGTCAACCCGGTGCTGGGCAAGGCCATCCTCGATCTCTTCCCGGCGAATGAGCGCGGCGTCGCGATGGGGATCAAGCAGATGGGGCTGACGGTGGGCGGCGTCATCTCCGCGCTCGTGCTGCCGCCCATCGCCGTCGCCTTCGGCTGGCGCGCGGCCGTCGTTGCCTGCGCAATCGTGATGGGCGCGCCCGCGCTTGCGAGCTGGCGGGCGCTCGCGTCCCTGGCCGTCGCGCACCCGGGAGCGGGCGGCGAATCGAGCGCGGCGCCGGCGGGTAATTGGTGGTGGCTCGGGCGGCCCGCGCTGCTGATGCTGTTCGGCGCCGGCGTCGCGCTCGGGATGGTGCAATCGGCGGTCCTGAGCTACCTGCCGCTGTACGGCGTGGAGGTGCTGGGCTTCACGGCGATCGCGGCAGGCGCGCTCGTGGCGGCGGCGCAGGCGGGCGGCGCCGCGGCGCGCCTGGGGCTGGGCGCGGCGAGCGACCGGTGGCTGGGCGGGCGCCGGCCGCCGTGGCTCGTGCTCTCCTCGGTGATCGCCGCCGTCATCTTCACCTCGTACGCCGTGGCGCCCATGCCCCGGCCGGCGGTGGCGCTCGCGCTGGCGTTTGCGGCGGGCGTCGGCGCGCACGGATGGGTGGGCATCTACTTCATCGCGAGCGCCGAGGCCGGGGGGCCGCGCCAGTCGGGCCTGCTCAGCGGCGTGGCCTTCACGGCGATCGTGGTGGGCCTCATGCTGGGGGCGCCGCTCTTCGGCGTGGTCCTGCAGGCGCGCGACTCCTACGGGGCGGCGTGGGCGGTCTTCGCCGCGCTCTGTGCCCTCGTGGCCCTGCTCATGGCGCTGGCGGGCGGCGCGATCCATCGCGAGTGCGAGCGCGCGAGGGGCGGCGCCTGA
- a CDS encoding RT0821/Lpp0805 family surface protein, producing the protein MSRSLTECVAILMLVVAATGCATIEDNPKASIGAFGGAAFGGLIAAAAGGGGLAIAGSVLGGALLGAFAGNMLDQRDKRLAAETQQRALESAPTGKPVAWTNPDTGHSGTVTPVRTYQSGGSYCREFQNKVTIGGKDEKAYGTACRQPDGSWKVQG; encoded by the coding sequence ATGTCCAGGTCATTGACGGAGTGCGTGGCGATTCTGATGCTCGTCGTCGCGGCGACCGGCTGCGCGACGATCGAGGACAACCCGAAGGCGTCGATCGGCGCATTTGGCGGCGCCGCGTTCGGCGGCCTGATCGCCGCGGCGGCCGGCGGCGGGGGCCTCGCCATCGCGGGCTCGGTACTCGGCGGGGCGCTGCTGGGCGCCTTCGCGGGCAACATGCTCGACCAGCGTGACAAGCGGCTGGCGGCCGAGACGCAGCAGCGGGCCCTCGAATCGGCGCCGACAGGCAAGCCCGTCGCGTGGACCAACCCGGACACCGGGCACTCCGGCACCGTGACGCCGGTGCGGACCTACCAGTCGGGCGGCTCCTACTGCCGCGAGTTCCAGAATAAAGTGACCATCGGCGGCAAGGACGAGAAGGCCTACGGCACGGCCTGCCGCCAGCCCGACGGCAGCTGGAAGGTACAGGGTTGA
- a CDS encoding EF-hand domain-containing protein encodes MMRTPFRYVAAVSVLGLLLLGGPAMAQTRPAPDTKTWVKDHDRNGDGKIDREEFHQAAVEAFFFRDKNKSGYLTIEELKEVSPEALKAVKRKVDGQISLHEYINALFKDFDAADIDKDGLLTVEEIDIYMSRAK; translated from the coding sequence ATGATGCGCACCCCATTCCGCTACGTCGCAGCTGTCTCGGTGCTGGGCCTGCTCCTGCTTGGCGGCCCGGCGATGGCCCAGACCCGCCCGGCCCCGGACACCAAGACCTGGGTCAAGGACCACGACAGGAACGGCGACGGCAAAATCGACCGGGAAGAGTTCCACCAAGCCGCGGTCGAGGCCTTCTTCTTCCGGGACAAGAACAAGAGCGGCTACCTGACGATCGAGGAGCTCAAGGAGGTCAGCCCCGAGGCCCTCAAGGCCGTGAAGCGCAAGGTCGACGGGCAGATCAGCCTGCATGAGTACATCAACGCGCTCTTCAAGGATTTCGACGCTGCGGACATCGACAAGGACGGCCTGCTGACGGTTGAGGAGATCGACATCTACATGAGCCGCGCGAAGTAA
- a CDS encoding amidase, whose protein sequence is MLATPFRSAKELAAEIRRKKIGCLELLDLYLSRVEKHNPALNAIIAMDVENARKRARAADRALARKQVWGPLHGVPMTIKESYDVVGMPTTRGVPELKDNFPPRNALAVDRLLGAGVVLFGKTNVPIYLADYQSYNAIYGTTNNPWDLSRAPGGSSGGSAAALAAGLTGIEAGSDIGSSIRNPAHYCGVYGHKPTFGIVPPRGQALPGRLAQGDITVIGPLGRSAEDLEVGLAVMAGPDEFDAAGYRLALPSPRRKALRDFKVAVMLTDPNSEVDAEVQERVQAVAEFLAKKRAKVNGTARPDIDTGEAQRVYVHLLRAATSGRQTQEEFDKNLQTVRGLSANDASYYARMLRGNTTSHRDWLAANEARHQMRWKWAEFFKEYDLLLCPAAASAAFPHDQQGERWERTIEVNGHRVPTTDQLFWAGYSGMAYLPSTVAPAGFTKSGLPVGVQIIGPQYGDRTCIQMARLLEREYQGFVPPPNYP, encoded by the coding sequence ATGCTCGCCACGCCGTTCCGCTCGGCGAAGGAGCTGGCGGCCGAGATCCGCCGGAAGAAGATCGGCTGCCTCGAGCTGCTGGATCTCTACCTCTCGCGCGTCGAGAAGCACAACCCGGCGCTCAACGCGATCATCGCGATGGACGTCGAGAATGCGCGCAAGCGAGCGCGGGCCGCCGACCGAGCGCTCGCGCGCAAGCAGGTGTGGGGGCCGCTCCACGGCGTGCCGATGACGATCAAGGAGTCGTACGATGTCGTCGGCATGCCGACCACGCGGGGCGTGCCCGAGCTGAAGGACAACTTCCCACCGCGCAACGCCCTCGCGGTAGACCGCCTGCTCGGCGCCGGCGTTGTGCTCTTCGGCAAGACGAACGTGCCGATCTACCTCGCCGACTACCAGAGCTACAACGCCATCTACGGCACGACGAATAACCCGTGGGATCTCTCCCGGGCGCCCGGCGGCTCGTCGGGCGGCTCGGCGGCGGCGCTCGCCGCGGGGCTGACCGGCATCGAGGCGGGCAGCGACATCGGTTCGTCCATCCGGAACCCCGCCCACTACTGCGGCGTCTACGGCCACAAGCCGACATTCGGCATCGTCCCGCCGCGGGGCCAGGCGCTGCCGGGGCGGCTCGCGCAGGGCGACATTACCGTCATCGGCCCGCTGGGGCGGAGCGCCGAGGACCTCGAAGTCGGGCTCGCGGTCATGGCGGGGCCCGACGAGTTCGACGCCGCCGGGTACAGGCTCGCGCTGCCGTCGCCCAGGCGGAAGGCGCTGCGCGACTTCAAGGTGGCCGTCATGCTGACCGATCCCAACTCTGAAGTCGATGCTGAAGTGCAGGAGAGGGTGCAGGCGGTCGCCGAGTTCCTTGCCAAGAAGCGCGCGAAGGTCAACGGCACGGCGCGGCCCGACATCGACACGGGTGAGGCCCAGCGCGTCTACGTCCACCTGCTCCGCGCGGCGACGTCCGGCCGCCAGACGCAGGAGGAGTTCGACAAGAACCTCCAGACGGTGCGCGGCTTGAGCGCGAACGACGCGAGCTACTACGCGCGCATGCTCCGCGGCAACACCACCTCGCACCGCGACTGGCTCGCGGCCAACGAGGCGCGCCACCAGATGCGCTGGAAATGGGCCGAGTTCTTCAAGGAGTACGACCTGCTCCTCTGCCCCGCGGCGGCGTCGGCGGCCTTCCCGCACGACCAGCAAGGCGAACGCTGGGAGCGGACCATCGAGGTCAACGGCCACCGCGTGCCGACGACCGACCAGCTCTTCTGGGCAGGTTACTCGGGTATGGCGTATCTGCCGTCCACGGTGGCGCCGGCCGGCTTCACCAAGTCCGGACTGCCGGTCGGCGTGCAGATCATTGGCCCGCAGTACGGCGACCGCACGTGCATCCAGATGGCGCGGCTCCTCGAGCGCGAGTACCAGGGCTTCGTTCCCCCACCGAACTACCCATGA
- a CDS encoding aldo/keto reductase yields the protein MEHRTLGKSGLRVSAIGLGLLSMSGTYGKSDDEQSIGVIHAALDRGVDFLDSSDIYGWGQNETLLGRALMGRRKGVVVATKFGVVQSPDGKGNLVDGRPGYVAQACDASLKRLGIDVIDLYYQHRVDPKVPIEETVGAMARLVERGKVRAIGLSEAAPETIRRAHAVYPIAAVQSEYSLLCRDPGENTIAACRALGVSYVAYSPLGRGLLSATIKRTADIPEDDRRRQHPRFQDGNLEHNMALVSRIAEMASSSGCTPSQLALAWVLAQGEDIVPIPGTKRLEYLEENLGALAVTLTRDDLARLDDAMPRGAAKGLRYPEAQMKAVQL from the coding sequence ATGGAGCATCGCACCCTCGGCAAGAGCGGTCTCCGTGTCTCGGCCATCGGCCTCGGCCTGTTGTCCATGTCCGGCACCTACGGCAAGAGCGACGACGAGCAGTCGATCGGTGTCATCCACGCCGCCCTCGACCGCGGCGTCGACTTCCTGGACTCCTCCGACATCTACGGCTGGGGGCAGAACGAGACGCTGCTCGGTCGCGCGCTCATGGGGAGGCGGAAGGGCGTCGTCGTCGCCACCAAGTTCGGCGTTGTCCAAAGCCCCGACGGCAAGGGCAATCTCGTGGACGGCAGGCCAGGGTATGTGGCCCAAGCCTGCGACGCGAGCCTCAAGCGGCTCGGCATTGACGTCATCGATCTTTACTACCAGCATCGCGTGGACCCCAAGGTGCCCATCGAGGAGACCGTCGGCGCGATGGCGCGGCTCGTGGAGCGTGGGAAAGTCCGCGCCATCGGCTTATCGGAGGCGGCGCCCGAGACGATACGCCGGGCGCACGCCGTCTACCCGATCGCGGCCGTGCAGAGCGAGTACTCGCTGCTGTGCCGTGACCCCGGCGAGAACACGATCGCCGCCTGCCGCGCCCTCGGCGTCTCGTACGTCGCCTACTCGCCGCTTGGGCGCGGGCTCCTCTCCGCGACGATCAAGCGCACGGCCGACATCCCGGAGGACGACCGTCGCCGGCAGCACCCGCGCTTCCAGGACGGCAACCTCGAGCACAACATGGCGCTGGTCAGCCGCATCGCGGAGATGGCTTCGAGCAGCGGCTGCACGCCCTCCCAGCTGGCGCTGGCGTGGGTGCTCGCGCAGGGCGAGGACATCGTGCCCATCCCCGGAACCAAGCGCCTCGAGTATCTCGAGGAGAACCTGGGCGCGCTCGCGGTGACGCTGACCCGTGACGACCTGGCGCGCCTCGACGATGCCATGCCGCGCGGCGCGGCCAAGGGCTTGCGCTATCCAGAAGCCCAGATGAAGGCCGTCCAGCTCTAG
- a CDS encoding NAD(P)-dependent oxidoreductase — protein sequence MAKLRVVLTGAAGYVAQRMFPELSERWDLVPIDVRPTTRDGKPVPGLVVADLTNPDRSAYRQHFKGADAVIHCGFVSAPGLDATTWQDNGDAKFWAEHKNVALAYNVYRTAIEEGVRRVVVASSNHAADYYERLIWAGKMEMVTPDMPHRSDNWYGWAKAAYELLGFVFATGKVEGRKLEVVQWRIGGPRDDDIDQVKPGDIKVMHRALGAYLSRRDQLQQAIRMVEAENIADEHGVPFLVVYGISGNTHRFWSIANAREKIGYEPEDDSQVNFADKIAAIARAAKR from the coding sequence ATGGCCAAGCTGCGCGTGGTGTTGACGGGGGCGGCGGGCTACGTCGCCCAGCGCATGTTCCCCGAGCTCAGCGAGCGCTGGGACCTGGTGCCCATTGACGTCCGCCCGACCACGCGCGACGGCAAGCCGGTGCCCGGCCTCGTGGTCGCCGACCTGACCAATCCCGACCGCAGCGCGTACCGGCAGCACTTCAAGGGCGCCGACGCCGTCATCCACTGCGGCTTCGTCAGCGCCCCGGGCCTGGACGCGACCACCTGGCAGGACAACGGCGACGCGAAGTTCTGGGCCGAGCACAAGAACGTCGCGCTCGCCTACAACGTGTACCGGACCGCGATCGAGGAGGGCGTCCGCCGCGTCGTCGTCGCCAGCTCCAACCACGCCGCCGACTATTACGAGCGGCTGATCTGGGCGGGCAAGATGGAGATGGTGACGCCGGACATGCCGCACCGGTCGGACAACTGGTACGGCTGGGCCAAGGCCGCCTACGAGCTGCTGGGCTTCGTCTTCGCCACCGGCAAGGTGGAAGGTCGCAAGCTCGAGGTCGTGCAATGGCGCATCGGCGGCCCGCGTGACGACGACATCGACCAGGTCAAGCCGGGCGACATCAAGGTCATGCACCGCGCGCTCGGCGCCTATCTTTCGCGGCGCGACCAGCTCCAGCAGGCGATTCGCATGGTCGAGGCGGAGAACATCGCCGACGAGCACGGCGTGCCCTTCCTCGTCGTCTACGGCATCAGCGGCAACACGCACCGCTTCTGGAGCATCGCCAACGCGCGCGAGAAGATCGGCTACGAGCCGGAAGACGACAGCCAGGTCAACTTCGCCGACAAGATCGCCGCGATCGCGCGCGCCGCCAAGCGCTAG
- a CDS encoding methyltransferase domain-containing protein, giving the protein MTSPSHRDMILDQFSRQAVQFSTAPGIMDEQALRQIVEFTGAGPQDTVLDVACGGGIIVCALAKVVRHATGIDLTPAMLERARALAAEKKLTNVSWKQGDVLPLPYADGSFSLVTSRFAFHHFLEPAAVLAEMKRVCAPGGRVAVIDTDASPDVAKAAEFNRMEKLRDPSHVRAMPLTELKGLFAPAGLPAPRVSGYRLESDLESLLARSFPLPGDADKVREIFTASLSDDRLGIPLARNGERLRYAYPVAILVADKPAA; this is encoded by the coding sequence ATGACGAGCCCGAGCCACCGCGACATGATCCTCGACCAGTTCAGCCGCCAGGCCGTGCAGTTCTCGACCGCCCCCGGGATCATGGACGAGCAGGCGCTGCGCCAGATCGTCGAGTTCACCGGCGCGGGCCCCCAGGACACCGTCCTCGACGTCGCCTGCGGCGGCGGCATCATCGTCTGCGCGCTCGCGAAAGTCGTCCGCCACGCGACGGGCATCGATCTCACGCCCGCGATGCTCGAGCGCGCGCGGGCGCTCGCCGCCGAGAAGAAGCTCACCAACGTCAGCTGGAAGCAGGGCGACGTCCTGCCGCTGCCATACGCCGACGGCTCCTTCTCCCTCGTGACCTCCCGCTTCGCCTTCCACCACTTCCTCGAGCCTGCGGCCGTGCTCGCCGAGATGAAGCGCGTGTGCGCGCCAGGCGGGAGGGTGGCCGTCATCGACACCGACGCGTCGCCCGACGTCGCCAAGGCCGCCGAGTTCAACCGGATGGAGAAGCTCCGAGACCCCTCGCACGTGCGCGCCATGCCGCTCACGGAGCTGAAGGGCCTGTTCGCCCCAGCGGGCCTGCCAGCGCCGCGCGTGAGCGGCTACCGCCTCGAGAGCGACCTGGAGAGCCTCCTCGCGCGCTCGTTCCCGCTGCCCGGCGACGCCGACAAGGTCCGCGAGATCTTCACCGCCTCGCTCAGCGACGACCGACTCGGCATCCCGCTGGCGCGCAACGGCGAGCGCCTCCGCTACGCCTACCCCGTCGCCATCCTCGTCGCCGACAAGCCCGCCGCCTAG
- a CDS encoding protocatechuate 3,4-dioxygenase codes for MAIAAGGFAVSGAVSSVFAQVLKRTPGEILGPFYPVLRSVEKTADLTARSGKPGRAAGQVIYAMGRVVNVQGQPVKGARVELWQANTHGRYTHPSDTNPAPLDPNFEGFAVQDTDAEGRYRFKTIKPGAYPATANWMRPPHLHFDVTGKINRAITQMYFPGEPLNDKDLLLQNIRANKDSLIAKVLPPTSDVEPDSLIVVWDIVLDKG; via the coding sequence ATGGCGATTGCCGCAGGCGGCTTCGCCGTGTCCGGTGCGGTCAGTTCGGTATTCGCCCAGGTGCTGAAACGGACTCCAGGCGAAATCCTCGGGCCCTTTTACCCCGTCCTCCGGTCGGTGGAGAAAACCGCCGATCTGACTGCCCGATCGGGCAAGCCAGGACGCGCTGCGGGCCAGGTGATCTATGCCATGGGGCGAGTCGTGAACGTCCAGGGGCAGCCAGTGAAAGGCGCGAGGGTCGAGCTTTGGCAAGCCAATACCCACGGGCGCTACACCCACCCGAGTGACACGAACCCGGCGCCCCTCGATCCCAACTTCGAGGGCTTCGCCGTTCAGGACACCGATGCCGAGGGCCGTTATCGGTTTAAGACGATCAAGCCAGGGGCGTATCCGGCTACTGCCAACTGGATGAGGCCGCCTCATCTCCACTTCGACGTGACCGGGAAGATCAACCGAGCGATCACGCAGATGTATTTCCCCGGGGAGCCGTTGAACGACAAAGATCTGCTCCTGCAGAACATCCGCGCGAACAAGGACAGCCTGATCGCGAAGGTACTGCCCCCGACATCGGATGTTGAGCCTGATTCGCTCATCGTGGTTTGGGATATCGTGCTCGACAAGGGGTAA
- a CDS encoding putative quinol monooxygenase, with amino-acid sequence MAKLAIVATFEIAPGQIDAFLPLLLAHRDRCLKDEPGTLRFDILRPEKNLMLYEVYDDEAAFQAHWNGPSSARCREEAAGVVSKLTFIRCSLLD; translated from the coding sequence ATGGCTAAGTTAGCAATCGTGGCTACCTTCGAAATCGCGCCGGGACAGATCGACGCTTTCTTACCGCTGCTCTTGGCGCACCGAGACCGCTGTCTCAAGGATGAGCCGGGCACGCTTCGCTTCGACATCCTGCGGCCTGAGAAGAACCTCATGCTGTACGAGGTCTATGACGATGAGGCCGCTTTCCAGGCCCATTGGAACGGCCCGTCTAGTGCCCGATGTCGCGAGGAAGCCGCAGGAGTGGTGAGTAAGCTCACCTTCATCAGATGCTCGCTTCTGGATTAG
- a CDS encoding nuclear transport factor 2 family protein, with protein MSQQQSVSAETAKAILDAFNAHDLDAIMQFFADDCSLDMPRGPDPWGQRFVGKAAVREGLATRFKGLPDVHYSDDRHWISGNMVISEWLLTGTTPDGVPVRVRGCDHYEFRDAKVVRKDSYWKIVEKPR; from the coding sequence ATGTCTCAACAGCAGTCAGTTTCGGCAGAAACGGCTAAGGCCATCCTCGATGCCTTCAATGCTCACGATCTGGACGCGATCATGCAGTTCTTTGCCGACGATTGTTCCTTGGATATGCCCCGCGGGCCCGATCCGTGGGGACAGCGCTTTGTGGGCAAGGCCGCCGTCAGAGAGGGATTAGCGACGCGCTTCAAGGGGCTCCCGGACGTGCACTATAGCGACGACCGTCATTGGATCAGTGGAAACATGGTGATTTCGGAGTGGTTACTGACGGGTACCACGCCGGATGGGGTCCCGGTCAGAGTTCGCGGATGCGATCACTACGAATTCCGAGACGCGAAGGTCGTTCGGAAGGACTCGTATTGGAAGATCGTCGAGAAGCCACGGTGA
- a CDS encoding type II toxin-antitoxin system prevent-host-death family antitoxin, with the protein MALAEVKDDLSRFLRLAESEEILITRHGRPAGVLIGFETEDDWFDYRLEHHPEFLRRVVEARAAFRSGRGVRLEDLP; encoded by the coding sequence GTGGCACTGGCTGAGGTCAAGGACGACCTCTCGCGATTCCTGCGCCTGGCGGAGTCCGAGGAGATCCTCATCACGCGCCACGGAAGGCCTGCCGGCGTCCTGATCGGATTCGAAACCGAGGATGACTGGTTCGACTATCGGTTGGAGCATCATCCGGAGTTCCTCCGGCGAGTCGTGGAAGCCCGGGCAGCCTTCAGGAGTGGACGCGGTGTCCGGCTCGAGGATCTCCCGTGA
- a CDS encoding enoyl-CoA hydratase-related protein — MSDEVLCAVDGGVATVTLNRPGQRNAMNTALLAALRARFEELDANRDVRVVVVRGGGPAFCSGMDLKEMEERRGVPGDPESGVIEVLQRVERSRHPTIAMVHGDAIAGGCELALHCDLRVASEVARFGMPLARIGLVVPFPLGQKLVEIIGPAHTRHLLFTGQPIDARRALEIGMVHQVVAAGELESVTSQLAQSIARNAPLALAGIKATILRSVSLREGIAHADLDEASARARQSADASEGRRAMLEKRRPVFRGE, encoded by the coding sequence ATGTCAGACGAGGTCCTCTGTGCCGTGGACGGCGGCGTCGCCACCGTCACGCTCAACCGCCCCGGCCAGCGCAATGCCATGAACACCGCGCTGCTCGCCGCGCTTCGCGCCCGCTTCGAGGAGCTGGACGCCAACCGCGACGTGCGCGTGGTGGTCGTCCGCGGCGGCGGCCCCGCCTTCTGCTCCGGCATGGACCTCAAGGAGATGGAGGAGCGGCGCGGCGTTCCGGGTGATCCCGAGAGCGGCGTCATCGAGGTCCTCCAGCGCGTCGAGCGCTCGAGACACCCGACCATCGCCATGGTCCACGGCGACGCCATCGCGGGCGGCTGCGAGCTGGCCCTTCACTGCGACCTGCGCGTCGCCTCGGAAGTGGCGCGCTTCGGCATGCCACTGGCGCGGATCGGCCTCGTCGTCCCCTTCCCGCTCGGGCAGAAGCTGGTCGAGATCATCGGGCCCGCCCACACGCGGCATCTTCTCTTCACCGGCCAGCCGATAGATGCGCGGCGCGCGTTGGAGATCGGCATGGTCCACCAGGTCGTGGCGGCGGGGGAGCTGGAATCGGTGACGTCTCAGCTGGCGCAAAGCATCGCCCGCAACGCGCCGCTGGCGCTTGCGGGAATCAAGGCGACGATCCTCCGCTCCGTGTCGCTGCGCGAGGGCATCGCCCACGCCGACCTCGACGAGGCGTCGGCGCGCGCCCGCCAGAGCGCCGACGCCAGCGAGGGCCGCCGCGCCATGCTGGAGAAGCGCCGGCCGGTCTTCCGCGGCGAGTGA